Genomic DNA from Klebsiella variicola:
TCCGGTTTTCTTCTCATCTTCGACAATCAAAATCTTCACGGCAGGCTCCTTCACGCGCGCTTCGTGCGGGTATTCAATTTTAGAGAAGCGACTCCGGATAGCAATGAAATATCAGGAAAATGACAGCTTTGTCATTTTCCTGTCACGCGTTGAACAGAGCCCGCTACGTAAAGTAGCCGCCATGGATAAATCGTCGAAACCGTCTGCCGCCATGCGTTCTATACAGCTACTTACCCTCAGCGTGATATTTGCCTTAACCGGCTGTCTGTCGCTTGCTCCGGACTACCAGCGCCCCGCCGCGCCGGTGCCGCAGCAGTTCTCACTCAGCCAGAACAGACTGGTTGCCGCAACGGCGGGTTACCAGGAGACCGGCTGGCGCACCTTTTTCGTCGACCCGCAGGTGAAAAGCCTGATTAGTACCGCGCTGATAAATAACCGCGATCTACGGATGGCGACGCTGAAAGTGCAGGAAGCCCGCGCCCAGTACCGGGTTACCGACGCCGACCGCTACCCGCAATTGAACGGTGACGGCAGCACCACCTATGGCGGCAAGCTTAAAGGCGACACCACCACCAGCAGCGATTATGCCGCCGGCCTGAATCTCAGCTATGACCTCGACTTCTTTGGCCGGTTGAAAAACCTCAGCGAGGCCGACCGGCAGAACTTCTTCGCCAGCGAAGAGGCCCGGCGTGCGGTGCATATCCTGTTGATTGCTAACGTTTCACAAAGCTACTTCAACCAGCGGCTGGCGGCAGCGCAGTTGCAGGTGGCCAACGACACCTTACAAAACTATCAGCAGTCTTACGCCTTCGTTGAAAAACAGCTGCTGACCGGAAGCACCACCGTGCTGGCGCTGGAGCAGGCGCGCGGGATGATCGAAAGCACCCGCGCCGATATCGCCAAACGTCAGGGCCAGCTGGCGCAGGCCAATAACGCCCTGCAACTGCTGCTCGGCAGCTACCAGCATCTGCCGGACGATAGCGCCAGCAGCGCGGTGGACCTGAAAGGCGTAACCCTGCCGCCGTCGCTCTCCTCAGCGATCCTGTTGCAGCGGCCGGATATTTTAGAGGCCGAACACAGCCTGCTGGCGGCCAACGCCAATATCGGCGCCGCGCGGGCGGCCTTCTTCCCGGCGATCACCCTGACCAGCTCGCTCTCTGGCAGCAGCAGCGAGCTCTCCAGCCTGTTTAACGCCGGCAGCGCGATGTGGAACTTCATCCCCAAAATTGAACTGCCGATTTTCAACGCCGGGCGCAATCAGGCCAACCTCGATCTGGCGGAAATCCGCCAGCAGCAGCAGGTGGTCAACTATGAGCAAAAAATACAGTCCGCCTTTAAAGAGGTGGCCGACGCGCTGGCCCTGCGCCAGAGCCTGGCCGATCAGATTGCCGCCCAGGAGCGCTATCTCGCTTCACTAAATATCACCCTGCAGCGCGCTACTGCGCTCTATCGTCACGGCGCGGTCAGCTACATCGAAGTCCTGAGCGCCCAGCGCGACATTTTTACCACCCGACAAACCCTGCTGGAACTCAACTATTCCCGTCAGGCAAATGAAATCACCCTGTTCACCGCCCTCGGCGGCGGCTGGATGGAATAACCCAAGGAGTCCCGATCATGAATTCACTCTCTAAAGTCGCCCTGTTCACTCTGATTTCTGGCACGGTTTTCGCCGCCCAGGCTGCCGACCCGCATGCCGGTATGGCGATGCACGAACAACCCGCCGCCACGCAGACGCAAAGCATCAGCGGCAAAGGGGTCATTAAAGCTATTGATATGGATAGCAAAAAAATCACCATCGCCCACGAAGCCATCCCGGCGGTGAACTGGCCGCCGATGACCATGCGCTTCACCATCACCCCGCAGACGCAGCTCAACAATGTGAAGGATGGCGACAGCGTGGACTTCACCTTCGTTCAGCAGGGCAACCTGTCGCTGCTGCAGGATATTCGCGCCAACTAATGGCCCGGCGACGGTAAGCCCCTCAACGACTAAATGGACGACACATGGCATCCCTGACACTGAAAAATACGGCGCTGATCCTTGGCAGCATGGTGATTGGCGGCGCGCTTACTGCGGCGCTGTACGCCCGGCTTTCCCCGCCCCACGCTGCCGCTCCGGCGGCCGAGCAGCAGCGTAAAGTGCTGTTCTGGTACGATCCGATGTACCCGAACACCCGCTTCGATAAACCGGGTAAATCGCCGTTTATGGATATGGATCTGGTGCCGAAATACGCCGATGAGGGAAGTACCGCCGCCGGTGCGCCGGGGGTGCGTATCGACCCGACGCAGACCCAGAATCTCGGCGTAAAAACCGCCGCGGTCACCCGCGGGCCGCTGCGCTACGCTCAGACCTTCCCGGCCAACATTAGCTATAACGAGTACCAGTATGTGATTATGCAGGCGCGGGCGGCGGGCTTTATCAATAAAGTCTATCCGCTGACCGTCGGCGACAAGGTGAAACAAGGCACGCCGCTCCTCGAGCTGACCATCCCTGACTGGGTGGAAGCGCAGAGCGAATATCTGTTATTGCAGGAGACCGGGGGCACCGCCACCCAGGTTGAGGGGATCCTCGAACGCCTGCGCCTTGCCGGAATGCCGGATGACGATATCCGCCGCCTGAAAGCCACGCGTAAAATCCAGACCCGCTTTACCCTCAAAGCACCGATCGATGGCGTGATTACCGCCTTCGATCTGCGTGCCGGAATGAACATCGCCAAAGATAATGTGGTGGCGAAAATTCAGGGCATGGATCCGGTGTGGGTCAGCGTGGCGGTGCCGGAATCCATCGCCTGGCTGATTAAAGACGCCTCGCAGTTCACCATTCAGGTTCCCGCCTGGCCAGGAAAAACTTTCAGCATCAGCAAATGGACCCTTCTCCCCAGCGTCGATAGCGCCACCCGCACCCTGCAGCTGCGCCTGCAGGTCAACAACCCGGATGAAGCGCTGAAGCCGGGGATGAATGCCTATCTGCAACTGACCAGTGAAAGCGAACCGATGCTGCTGATCCCGTCAAAAGCGCTGATCGACAGCGGCAGCGAGCAGCGAGTGATTACCGTGGATAACGAGGGGCGCTTCGTGCCGAAACTCGTGCAGGTATTCCATGAATCCGCTGGCGTCACGGCCATTCGCAGCGGGCTGCAGGAGGGTGAGAAAGTCGTCGCCAGCGGCCTGTTCCTGATCGACTCGGAAGCCAATATCTCCGGCGCGCTGGAGCGCATGCGTGCGCAGGCTCCCGGTACCGCGGCCCCTGCCGCCCACGCGCACTGAGGAACGGAACCATGATTGAATGGATTATCCGCCGCTCGGTGGCCAACCGTTTCCTGGTGATGATGGGCGCGCTGTTTCTCAGCATCTGGGGGACCTGGACTATCGTCCACACCCCGGTGGATGCCCTGCCGGATCTCTCTGATGTACAGGTGATCATCAAAACCAGCTACCCGGGACAGGCGCCGCAGATCGTCGAAAACCAGGTCACCTGGCCGCTGACCACCACCATGCTGTCGGTACCCGGCGCCAAAACGGTTCGCGGCTTCTCGCAGTTTGGCGACTCCTACGTCTACGTGATTTTTGAAGACGGCACCGATCCTTACTGGGCGCGCTCGCGGGTGCTGGAGTATCTCAACCAGGTGCAGGGCAAACTTCCCGCCGGGGTCAGCGCCGAAATGGGCCCGGACGCCACCGGCGTCGGCTGGGTCTTCGAGTACGCGCTGGTCGACCGCAGCGGCAAGCACGACCTCGCCGAACTGCGCTCCCTGCAGGACTGGTTCTTAAAATATGAGCTGAAAACCATCCCTAACGTCTCGGAAGTGGCGTCGGTGGGCGGCGTGGTCAAGGAGTACCAGATTGTCGTCGACCCGATGAAGCTGACCCAGTACGGCATCAGCCTCGGCGAGGTGAAATCGGCGCTGGACGCCTCTAACCAGGAGGCGGGCGGCTCTTCCGTCGAACTGGCGGAAGCCGAATATATGGTGCGCGCCAGCGGCTACCTGCAGACGCTCGACGACTTCAAAAACATCGTGCTGAAAACCGGTGACAACGGTGTGCCGGTCTATCTCGGCGACGTCGCGCGGGTGCAGATCGGCCCGGAAATGCGCCGCGGTATCGCCGAGCTTAACGGCGAAGGCGAAGTGGCCGGCGGGGTGGTGATCCTGCGCTCCGGCAAGAACGCCCGCGAAGTGATCTCGGCGGTCAAAGCGAAGCTGGCGTCGCTGCAAAGCAGCCTGCCGGAAGGGGTTGAAGTGGTCACCACCTACGACCGCAGCCAGCTTATCGACCGCGCCATCGACAACCTCAGCCATAAGCTGCTGGAAGAGTTTATCGTCGTCGCGCTGGTCTGTGCCCTGTTCCTGTGGCACGTACGCTCGGCGCTGGTGGCGATTATTTCGCTGCCGCTCGGCCTGTGCTTCGCCTTTATCATGATGCATTTCCAGGGGCTTAACGCCAACATCATGTCGCTGGGCGGAATCGCCATTGCGGTAGGGGCGATGGTCGATGCCGCCATCGTGATGATTGAGAACGCCCACAAGCGGCTGGAGGAGTGGGAACATCAGCACCCGGGAGAGAAGCTCAGCAACGACATCCGCTGGAAAATCATTACCGAGGCGTCGGTGGAGGTCGGCCCGGCGCTGTTTATCAGCCTGCTGATCATTACCCTGTCGTTTATCCCGATTTTCACCCTCGAAGGCCAGGAGGGCAAACTGTTCGGCCCGCTGGCCTTCACCAAAACCTGGTCGATGGCCGGGGCGGCGCTGCTGGCGATCGTGGTGATCCCGATCCTGATGGGCTTCTGGATCCGCGGCAAGATCCCAGCGGAGAACAGCAACCCGCTGAACCGCTTTTTGATCCGCATTTATCACCCGCTGCTGCTGAAGGTGCTGCACTGGCCGAAGACCACCCTGTTGATTGCGCTCCTGTCGATCCTGACGGTTATCTGGCCGCTTAACCGGGTCGGCGGCGAGTTTCTGCCGCAGATTAACGAAGGCGATCTGCTGTATATGCCGTCAACGCTGCCGGGGATCTCCGCTGCGCAGGCGGCGGATATGCTGCAGAAAACCGATAAGCTGATCATGACGGTGCCGGAAGTGGCCCGGGTGTTCGGCAAAACCGGCAAGGCCGAAACCGCTACCGACTCAGCGCCGCTGGAGATGGTAGAGACCACCATTCAGCTTAAGCCCCAGGATCAGTGGCGACCGGGGATGACCATGGAAAAGATCGTCGAGGAGCTGGACAAGACCGTGCGCCTGCCGGGGCTGGCGAACCTGTGGGTGCCGCCGATCCGCAACCGCATCGACATGCTCTCCACCGGCATCAAGAGCCCGATTGGCATTAAAGTTTCCGGCACTAATCTGGCCGATATCGACGCCATCGCCGAACAAATTGAAGGGGTGGCGCGCACCGTGCCGGGAGTCACGTCGGCATTAGCCGAGCGGCTGGTCGGCGGGCGCTACCTCAATATTGATATTCAGCGTGAGAAGGCGGCCCGCTACGGGATGACCGTCGGCGACGTGCAGCTGTTCGTCTCGTCCGCCATCGGCGGCGCGATGGTTGGCGAAACGGTAGAGGGCGTCGAGCGCTACCCGATCAACATCCGCTACCCGCAGAGCTATCGCGACAGCCCGGAGACCCTCCGCCAGCTGCCGATCCTCACGCCGCTGAAGCAGCAGATCGTCCTCGGCGACGTGGCTGAGGTGAAGGTGGTCACCGGACCATCCATGCTGAAGACCGAGAACGCCCGCCCGACCAGTTGGATCTACATCGACGCCCGCGACCGCGACATGGTGTCGGTAGTGCACGATCTGCAGCAGGCCATCGGCAAGGAGGTGAAGCTGAATCCGGGCATCAGTGTGTCCTACTCCGGGCAGTTTGAGCTGCTGGAGCGCGCCAATCAGAAGCTGAAGCTGATGGTGCCGATGACGCTGATGATTATCTTCGTGCTGCTGTATCTGGCGTTCCGCCGCGTCGGCGAGGCGCTGCTGATTATCACCAGCGTGCCGTTCGCCCTCGTCGGCGGGATCTGGTTTCTCTACTGGATGGGGTTCCATTTATCGGTAGCCACCGGGACCGGCTTTATCGCCCTGGCCGGGGTGGCGGCGGAGTTTGGCGTGGTGATGCTGATGTACCTGCGCCACGCCATCGAGGCGGAACCGTCGCTGAAGAATCCGCAGACTTTCAGCGTCGATAAGCTCGACGAGGCGCTGTACCAGGGCGCGGTGCTGCGCGTGCGACCGAAGGCGATGACCGTGGCGGTGATTATCGCCGGCCTGCTGCCGATTTTATGGGGCACCGGCGCCGGGTCGGAAGTGATGAGTCGCATCGCCGCGCCGATGATTGGCGGGATGATCACCGCCCCGCTGCTGTCGCTGTTTATCATTCCGGCGGCATATAAGCTGATGTGGCTGTCCCGGCATCGGGGCAAGCGTAGCGAATAACCCGCCGCGTTTACGCCGGTCCGGGAAATTGGCTATAGTGGCGCCATTCTTCTGGCCGGCGTGAACGTCCCTATGAATCTGAACCTGGTGTGTTATTCCCTGCTGCTGCTCACCGCCGTGGGCAGCGCCCTGCTGCCCTACCCGCTGGCGATGTGGTTTTTACTGAGCAGCCTTCTGACATGGCTTATCTATGGCGCCGACAAGCTGGCGGCGCGCAAAGCCTGGCGACGGGTGCCGGAAACCACGCTGCTGGTGCTGGGCCTGGCGGGAGGCTGGCCGGGGGCCATCCTCGGCCAGCAGTGCTTTCGCCATAAAACGCAAAAGCAGCCCTTCCGGCGGTGGTTTTTCGTCAGCGTGGCGCTGAACGTGGCGGCGCTGGCCGGGCTGTACGTGGTTTATACCCACCTGCTCAGCCGCTAAGGGGCGAGGCTAGCGCGGCGTCTGGCGGATCCACACCAGGCGATCGACGTCAAAGCCCAGCTCGCGCGCGGTATTCAGGTAATCCTGCTTCACCGCCGCCGGAATGGTGGGGGTGCGCGACAGGATCCACAGATAGTCGCGGTTGGGGCCACTGACCAGCGCGTATTGGTAGTCGTCGTCCAGGCGGATCACGTTATAGCCGCCGTAGAATGGCCCGAAGAACGACACCTTCAGCGCCGCGGTGGTGGGGGCGCCGGTGAAATAGGCTTTTCCGTCGCTCTCACTCCAGCGTTTTTTGACCGGGTCATAACCGCGATTGACGACGCTGATCCCCCCGTCGCTGCGGGCGCCGTAGGTGGCGGTCACCTGCTCCAGGCCTCGCTCGAAGCGATTCTCCAGGCGGGCGACTTCATACCATTTTCCAAGGTAACGGCTGGCGTCAAACCCGCTAATCGGCTGAACGCCCTTCGGCGGGGTGGGCGATTTGCAGGCCACCAGGGTCAACGCGATAGCAACGCCAGTGACAACAGGCCATAGCTTCATGAGAACTCCTTTCATTTACGCGGTAGGGGAAAGTGTAGTGCAAAGCCACTACACTTCACGCCAGCCGACGTGATTCGTAGTATATTGAGAATATTCTTTGTTAACAGGTGGCCTCCATGCCTTACTCCATCGGCGAATTTGCCCGACTATGCGGGATAAATGCGACCACGCTTCGCGCCTGGCAGCGCCGCTATGGCCTGCTCAAGCCGCTGCGCACCGATGGTGGTCACCGTCAGTACAGCGATGACGACGTCCAGCAGGCGCTGAAGATCCTCGACTGGGTGAAAAAAGGGGTACCGGTCAGCCAGGTGAAGCCCCTGCTGTCGCGCCCCGGCGCACGGCGCACCAACAACTGGTTGACGTTGCAGGAGACCATGCTGCAGCGGCTGAAAGAGGGAAAAATCGAGTCCCTGCGCCAGCTGATCTACGACGCCGGGCGCGAATATCCGCGCCAGGAGCTGGTCACCGAAGTGCTGCGTCCGCTGCGCAGCCAGGTCTCCGCCAACGTGCCGGCCATTATGACGCTACGCGAAATCCTCGACGGCATCATCATCGCCTATACCTCGTTTTGCCTCGAAGGCGACAAGAAGGCGCCCGGGGACAACTTTCTGATCACCGGCTGGCACCTGACCGACGCCTGCGAAATCTGGCTTGAGGCGCTCAAACGTACCGGCCAGGGTCATCGCATCGACGTTCTGCCGGTGCCTCCCGCCGCCCTGGCGCCGGAGATTTTTCCCCAGCGCAACTGGCTGCTGGTTACCAGCGGCAAACTTTCCGCCGCCCGCCAGAGGCAGGTCGAACTCTGGCAGCAGCAGGTCGTCTCCCTCGAGGTAATTCCGCTCTAACTCCCTGTTTTAACTTACCCCACTCTCTGTTCCGCCAGCGCCCGGTGGCGCGGCGGGCGCACGCTTGCCTTTTGCAACACACGCGATTTTCACCCCTTAAAACACCAATCATAACAACATGATTTTTAACACAAATAAAATATATTTTTCTACAAACTTGGACAAATAATTTTATTTGTGTAAGTTTTAAGTATGCCATTACGCTACCGTATCTAGCCAGGATGTGATCCATGAGCACCTCGCCGTCTGTGATTCGTCGTTTCGTTGAGTACTACGCCGGGCTGGATGCGCAGCCGCCCGCGGCGCTGGCCGCGCTGTACCATCCGGACGCGACGCTGAGCGATCCTTTTGGTCAGCATCAGGGGCTGTTCGCCATCCAGCGCTACTTTACCCATCTGCTGGCCAACGTGGAGCAGTGCCGGTTCACCATCGACACGCCGCTTTGCGACGGCCAACGGTTCGCCGTGACCTGGACCATGCACTGGTCGCATCCGCGCATTGCCGGTGGAGAAACCCTGGCCCTGCCGGGTTGCTCCATGGTGGACATCGCCGGGGAGCAGATCCTTCACCAGCGCGACTACTACGACGCCGGGGAGATGATCTACGAGCATCTTCCTCTACTGGGCTGGGCGGTGCGCGGCGTGAAGCGGAGGGTGCGCTCATGATGACGGTACTCATCACCGGCGCCAGCTCCGGGATCGGCGCCGGTCTGGCGAAATCCTTCGCGGCGGATGGCCATCTGGTTATCGCCTGCGGGCGAGATGCTTCGCGCCTGTCGGCGCTCCAGCAGTTCAGCCCCAACATCAGCGGGCGCCTGTTCGATATGACAGACAGGGACGCCTGTCGCCAGGCGCTGACGGGCTGTTTTGCCGACCTGATCATTCTCTGCGCCGGGACCTGCGAATACCTCGACCACGGGCAGGTGGATGCCGC
This window encodes:
- a CDS encoding DUF1294 domain-containing protein, which produces MNLNLVCYSLLLLTAVGSALLPYPLAMWFLLSSLLTWLIYGADKLAARKAWRRVPETTLLVLGLAGGWPGAILGQQCFRHKTQKQPFRRWFFVSVALNVAALAGLYVVYTHLLSR
- a CDS encoding CusA/CzcA family heavy metal efflux RND transporter: MIEWIIRRSVANRFLVMMGALFLSIWGTWTIVHTPVDALPDLSDVQVIIKTSYPGQAPQIVENQVTWPLTTTMLSVPGAKTVRGFSQFGDSYVYVIFEDGTDPYWARSRVLEYLNQVQGKLPAGVSAEMGPDATGVGWVFEYALVDRSGKHDLAELRSLQDWFLKYELKTIPNVSEVASVGGVVKEYQIVVDPMKLTQYGISLGEVKSALDASNQEAGGSSVELAEAEYMVRASGYLQTLDDFKNIVLKTGDNGVPVYLGDVARVQIGPEMRRGIAELNGEGEVAGGVVILRSGKNAREVISAVKAKLASLQSSLPEGVEVVTTYDRSQLIDRAIDNLSHKLLEEFIVVALVCALFLWHVRSALVAIISLPLGLCFAFIMMHFQGLNANIMSLGGIAIAVGAMVDAAIVMIENAHKRLEEWEHQHPGEKLSNDIRWKIITEASVEVGPALFISLLIITLSFIPIFTLEGQEGKLFGPLAFTKTWSMAGAALLAIVVIPILMGFWIRGKIPAENSNPLNRFLIRIYHPLLLKVLHWPKTTLLIALLSILTVIWPLNRVGGEFLPQINEGDLLYMPSTLPGISAAQAADMLQKTDKLIMTVPEVARVFGKTGKAETATDSAPLEMVETTIQLKPQDQWRPGMTMEKIVEELDKTVRLPGLANLWVPPIRNRIDMLSTGIKSPIGIKVSGTNLADIDAIAEQIEGVARTVPGVTSALAERLVGGRYLNIDIQREKAARYGMTVGDVQLFVSSAIGGAMVGETVEGVERYPINIRYPQSYRDSPETLRQLPILTPLKQQIVLGDVAEVKVVTGPSMLKTENARPTSWIYIDARDRDMVSVVHDLQQAIGKEVKLNPGISVSYSGQFELLERANQKLKLMVPMTLMIIFVLLYLAFRRVGEALLIITSVPFALVGGIWFLYWMGFHLSVATGTGFIALAGVAAEFGVVMLMYLRHAIEAEPSLKNPQTFSVDKLDEALYQGAVLRVRPKAMTVAVIIAGLLPILWGTGAGSEVMSRIAAPMIGGMITAPLLSLFIIPAAYKLMWLSRHRGKRSE
- a CDS encoding nuclear transport factor 2 family protein; the protein is MSTSPSVIRRFVEYYAGLDAQPPAALAALYHPDATLSDPFGQHQGLFAIQRYFTHLLANVEQCRFTIDTPLCDGQRFAVTWTMHWSHPRIAGGETLALPGCSMVDIAGEQILHQRDYYDAGEMIYEHLPLLGWAVRGVKRRVRS
- a CDS encoding MerR family transcriptional regulator; this translates as MPYSIGEFARLCGINATTLRAWQRRYGLLKPLRTDGGHRQYSDDDVQQALKILDWVKKGVPVSQVKPLLSRPGARRTNNWLTLQETMLQRLKEGKIESLRQLIYDAGREYPRQELVTEVLRPLRSQVSANVPAIMTLREILDGIIIAYTSFCLEGDKKAPGDNFLITGWHLTDACEIWLEALKRTGQGHRIDVLPVPPAALAPEIFPQRNWLLVTSGKLSAARQRQVELWQQQVVSLEVIPL
- the cusF gene encoding cation efflux system protein CusF, which encodes MNSLSKVALFTLISGTVFAAQAADPHAGMAMHEQPAATQTQSISGKGVIKAIDMDSKKITIAHEAIPAVNWPPMTMRFTITPQTQLNNVKDGDSVDFTFVQQGNLSLLQDIRAN
- a CDS encoding lipocalin family protein: MKLWPVVTGVAIALTLVACKSPTPPKGVQPISGFDASRYLGKWYEVARLENRFERGLEQVTATYGARSDGGISVVNRGYDPVKKRWSESDGKAYFTGAPTTAALKVSFFGPFYGGYNVIRLDDDYQYALVSGPNRDYLWILSRTPTIPAAVKQDYLNTARELGFDVDRLVWIRQTPR
- a CDS encoding efflux transporter outer membrane subunit, which gives rise to MRSIQLLTLSVIFALTGCLSLAPDYQRPAAPVPQQFSLSQNRLVAATAGYQETGWRTFFVDPQVKSLISTALINNRDLRMATLKVQEARAQYRVTDADRYPQLNGDGSTTYGGKLKGDTTTSSDYAAGLNLSYDLDFFGRLKNLSEADRQNFFASEEARRAVHILLIANVSQSYFNQRLAAAQLQVANDTLQNYQQSYAFVEKQLLTGSTTVLALEQARGMIESTRADIAKRQGQLAQANNALQLLLGSYQHLPDDSASSAVDLKGVTLPPSLSSAILLQRPDILEAEHSLLAANANIGAARAAFFPAITLTSSLSGSSSELSSLFNAGSAMWNFIPKIELPIFNAGRNQANLDLAEIRQQQQVVNYEQKIQSAFKEVADALALRQSLADQIAAQERYLASLNITLQRATALYRHGAVSYIEVLSAQRDIFTTRQTLLELNYSRQANEITLFTALGGGWME
- a CDS encoding efflux RND transporter periplasmic adaptor subunit; its protein translation is MASLTLKNTALILGSMVIGGALTAALYARLSPPHAAAPAAEQQRKVLFWYDPMYPNTRFDKPGKSPFMDMDLVPKYADEGSTAAGAPGVRIDPTQTQNLGVKTAAVTRGPLRYAQTFPANISYNEYQYVIMQARAAGFINKVYPLTVGDKVKQGTPLLELTIPDWVEAQSEYLLLQETGGTATQVEGILERLRLAGMPDDDIRRLKATRKIQTRFTLKAPIDGVITAFDLRAGMNIAKDNVVAKIQGMDPVWVSVAVPESIAWLIKDASQFTIQVPAWPGKTFSISKWTLLPSVDSATRTLQLRLQVNNPDEALKPGMNAYLQLTSESEPMLLIPSKALIDSGSEQRVITVDNEGRFVPKLVQVFHESAGVTAIRSGLQEGEKVVASGLFLIDSEANISGALERMRAQAPGTAAPAAHAH